In Planctomycetia bacterium, the sequence GGCGGGCGTTCTGCAGTCCGAATTTGCACAACCATACAGATTCCATTCTGCATTGTTCTCAGAAATGATCCTGCTCCATGCTACTTGCTACTGGTTAGCGAAAACCCTGTCAAGATCGATAGGCCCTCTGAAAGCTCCGTCATGTATTGTCACGCAGACAATAAGCGGGTATCGTATCAGCAGGCATTGATGAGATCTGATGATGGATCGCCACAATCATTATGAAGCGGCTTTTGCAGCGTTTCTTCGGGAAAGGCGAGTCAGTTTTCTGGCTATAGACGAATCACGACGCAGCTACGAAGGCCAATCTACCGTCAAAAGCATGGATTTCATCGTGCATGGTCAATCGGCTCAGTTCGTGGTGGATATCAAGGGTCGACGATTTCCAGGTGGCACACTCGAAAAACCGCGTCGCACGTGGGAATGCTGGGCCACCCAAGACGACGTTCAGGATGCCGTGCAGTGGGCATCTCGGTTTGGCAACAGCTACCGGGCTTTGTTTGTTTTCATGTACCACCTGGTCGGTGAGCAAGTAACCTTGCAGCACGGCGAAACTCTCTGGAACTGGCAGGACAGACGTTATCTGCTTCGGGCCATCGCAGTCGATGAGTATGCCCGTTCCATGAAAGTCCGCAGTCCGAAATGGCGTACGGTCTATCTTCCTACAGCTGCATTCCATCAGTTGGTCAGACCACTCGGAT encodes:
- a CDS encoding HYExAFE family protein, which translates into the protein MMDRHNHYEAAFAAFLRERRVSFLAIDESRRSYEGQSTVKSMDFIVHGQSAQFVVDIKGRRFPGGTLEKPRRTWECWATQDDVQDAVQWASRFGNSYRALFVFMYHLVGEQVTLQHGETLWNWQDRRYLLRAIAVDEYARSMKVRSPKWRTVYLPTAAFHQLVRPLGYMLPEVCDEPERISAGYQLSISSQPY